One region of Metallosphaera sedula DSM 5348 genomic DNA includes:
- a CDS encoding Lrp/AsnC family transcriptional regulator produces the protein MVTAIVLINTDPGGEEEVYNKLKGMNEVSETYIVYGVYDIVAKVDSPDMDSLRNFISNNIRKLPKVRSTLTMIIMESKTQKK, from the coding sequence TTGGTAACTGCAATTGTCCTCATAAACACAGATCCTGGAGGGGAAGAAGAAGTTTATAACAAGCTAAAGGGAATGAACGAGGTAAGTGAGACCTACATCGTCTACGGAGTTTACGACATTGTTGCAAAGGTGGACTCGCCGGACATGGATTCTTTAAGAAATTTTATTAGTAATAACATTAGAAAGCTTCCTAAGGTAAGATCTACGCTAACCATGATTATCATGGAGAGCAAGACGCAGAAGAAATGA